One window from the genome of Candidatus Poribacteria bacterium encodes:
- a CDS encoding dihydrodipicolinate synthase family protein, with protein MERAIRVVECLKGPVVPVNTCFGDDDSLDVGAMRKYINWLCEQSVPVILLTYGSSEFCSLTDKEIWQLTAELAEEISGRSLFIASTGWWHPGQCREFLKHCDAAGVDAVKVQIHPGLGVKREVIVGYFDSVQDTAPMPLLVWGAWQDPYPVDLVAELAKRTEVVGIKNDGHPFYAYYDIIRATTDENFAVISGGQMRNFMFGYPIGSTAYLCTIAPFRPDIALEFYNALTTGHNDDTKEIVFRYEEPWLKTATKLEWLPSIKSALHLHGLYPNHRLRTPAISHTDKKHQEVRAVLERIFGNIKSAEL; from the coding sequence ATGGAGCGAGCGATTCGTGTGGTGGAATGTCTAAAAGGTCCCGTCGTACCGGTGAACACCTGTTTCGGCGATGATGACTCGCTGGATGTTGGTGCCATGCGGAAATACATCAACTGGTTGTGTGAGCAAAGTGTCCCAGTGATTCTCCTCACGTATGGCAGTAGCGAATTCTGTAGCCTGACAGATAAAGAAATCTGGCAGTTGACAGCAGAACTGGCAGAAGAAATATCAGGTCGCTCGCTTTTCATCGCTTCAACGGGTTGGTGGCATCCGGGACAGTGCCGAGAGTTTTTGAAACACTGCGACGCTGCAGGCGTAGACGCTGTCAAGGTCCAGATTCATCCCGGGTTGGGGGTGAAGCGCGAAGTTATTGTTGGCTACTTTGATAGCGTTCAGGACACCGCGCCGATGCCTTTATTGGTTTGGGGAGCATGGCAAGACCCCTATCCTGTGGACCTCGTTGCCGAGTTGGCAAAACGTACAGAGGTAGTTGGCATCAAGAACGACGGTCATCCGTTCTATGCTTACTATGACATCATTCGCGCAACCACTGACGAGAATTTCGCGGTGATCAGTGGCGGGCAGATGCGCAATTTCATGTTCGGCTACCCGATCGGTTCAACGGCGTATCTGTGTACCATCGCTCCGTTCCGACCGGACATTGCATTGGAATTCTATAATGCCCTGACTACAGGGCACAACGATGACACCAAGGAAATTGTGTTCCGTTATGAGGAACCTTGGCTCAAGACTGCAACGAAGTTGGAGTGGCTACCAAGCATCAAATCGGCACTCCATCTTCACGGACTCTATCCGAACCATCGCCTCCGAACGCCTGCTATTTCACATACGGACAAAAAACATCAAGAAGTCCGAGCGGTGTTAGAGCGAATCTTTGGGAACATCAAGTCTGCCGAACTCTAA
- a CDS encoding NUDIX hydrolase, with protein MSRAQCIVHRQKRILMVKHRHEGEEWWCLPGGRIEADETPEQAALRELWEECHVQGTVIRPTSVVTFAPNDQYYTYLIEIGAQEVSLGTDPELKGNQILVDVAWICLNELTERDRAFLWAAGLLTIPEFFEEICHLPNVPP; from the coding sequence ATGTCGCGCGCACAATGCATCGTTCATAGGCAGAAAAGAATTCTAATGGTCAAGCACCGTCACGAAGGAGAAGAATGGTGGTGTCTTCCCGGTGGACGTATAGAAGCAGATGAAACGCCGGAACAAGCCGCGCTGAGGGAACTTTGGGAGGAGTGTCATGTACAGGGTACAGTGATCCGCCCAACATCTGTTGTTACCTTTGCCCCTAATGATCAATACTACACTTATTTGATAGAAATAGGTGCGCAGGAAGTATCCTTGGGAACTGACCCTGAACTAAAAGGAAATCAGATTCTTGTGGACGTTGCGTGGATTTGCCTAAACGAACTCACAGAACGAGATAGAGCATTTTTATGGGCTGCTGGCTTGTTGACAATTCCTGAATTTTTTGAGGAAATCTGTCACTTACCGAACGTACCGCCGTAA